The DNA window CTTCTTCCACCTTAGGATGAAATTTTTGATAAAAATCGGTCAGCATTTGCTGCCAGGCCTGGTTGCCCTCGGCAATTTGATCAAACTCCTGCTCAACCTTAGCCGTAAACTGAAAATCCAAAACCTCGCCAAAATTCTTGACTAAAAAATCATTAACCACCCCAGCAATATCGGTAGGAAAGAGTTTATTCTTTTCACTACCCGCCATTTCAGTTAGGGTTTCTGCCGTTAACACGCCATCTTTTAGACTTAACTGGCGAATGTCACGCGGTGAACCTTCACGATCCTCTTTAATCACATAACCACGTTGCTGAATGGTATCAATCGTTGGCGCATAGGTAGAAGGACGTCCAATCCCCATCTCTTCGAGTGTACGCACCAAACTCGCTTCGTTATAACGTGCCGGTGGCCGACTAAAACTTTGCTTCGCCTGCATATCGACTAGGTTCAATGCCTGACCCAACTGCATAGCTGGCAATAGAACATCATCGTCTTTGCTACCATCAAGGTTGTAAACCTTTAAAAAGCCATCAAATGTCACTACCTCACCCTTTGCCTGCAGGGTTTCAGTCGGCAAATTACTAATGGCAATCGACACGTTTGTTCTAAGCAACTCCGCATCAGCCATTTGTGATGCCATAGTTCTACGCCAAATCAACTGATATAAACGCTGCTCGTTACGCTCACCTCCGACCTCTCGCACAGAAAAGTCGGTAGGTCGAATCGCCTCATGCGCCTCTTGCGCCTCAGCTTTTTTGGTTTTATAACGCCTAGAGTGACTATACTTGCTGCCAAAATCTTCGGTAATGACTTTTTTTGCCTGTGCAATCGCGGTTTCCGAGAGATTCACCGAGTCGGTACGCATATAGGTTATCTTACCCGACTCATAAAGCCGCTGTGCAATCACCATCGTTTGTTTGACTGAAAACCCAAGCTTTTGCGAAGCTTCCTGCTGAAGCGTGGAGGTCGTAAAAGGTGCTTTTGGAGAACGTTTAGCGGGTTTTTGCTCCAAATCGGCAACACTCAAACTCGCCTGCATTAACGATGTTAAATAGTCATGGGCTTGCTGTTCGGTTTCAAAGCCCGCTGAACGCTTAACACTAAAGGCTTCGCCAAAAACACCCTGCTCGCTAATCGGCTGTAAATGGCCTTGAATTTTAAAACTGGGTTGCGCATTAAACGCCTCAACCTCCCGTTCGCGTTCAACAATTAAACGCACTGCAACCGACTGAACACGTCCGGCTGACAGTCCAGTACGAATTTTCTTCCACAACACCGGCGACAACTCGAAACCCACCACACGGTCCAATATCCTTCGCGCCTGTTGTGCATCAACAAGATTTAAGTCAACGGTGCGTGGTTCAGCTACCGCTTGGGTGATCGCATTTTTTGTAATTTCATGAAAAACAATTCGTTTAGTGGTGTTCACGTCTAGTTTAAGCGCTTCAGCAAGGTGCCAGGCAATCGCTTCTCCTTCGCGATCCTCGTCCGTTGCCAGCCAAACCGCATCGGCCTCCTTAGCGAGCTTGCGCAACTCTGTAACCGTTTTCTTTTTGTCCGGCGAAATCTCATAGCTCGGCATAAAACCATTGGCGATATCAATCCCCATTCCCTTCTTGCTAAGATCACGAATATGACCAAAGCTCGAGCGCACGGTAAAGTCTTTACCCAAATATTGTTCAATCGTTTTTGCCTTGGCAGGCGACTCGACTATCACCAAGTTTTTCATAGACACCTTAATTCAGTTAAATTCTATTTATTGTTTTGCTTTTTTCTAGGGTGCATAATTTTTCGCCATTTTGCAAATAGTGTTTGCAGAAAAGTGGGAATTTATTTCAAACGCCGCCATCTCGCTGCCGATAAGGCTTCGACACGCCCCTCTATTTCCAGCATCATCATCTGCGCCTGAATGTCCGCTGCTTGCAATTGGCTAAGCGTCACCAGTTCATCCAGACTCATCGGCTCAAACTCCATCAAATCGAGCAGGGGATCAGATTCACTCTCCAGTAGTCCTGCTTCTATATTAGCCGAGGCGGCGGCCTGGTCAGCTTGCAGACTAAACTCAATCAGTGGTGCCAACTCCTCTAGGATATCCTGTGCGGTTTCAACCAGTTTAGCGCCCTGTTTAATAAGTTGGTGACAGCCCTTCGCCAACGAATTGTTAATCGAACCGGGGATCGCAAACACCTCGCGCCCTTGCTCCATCGCTTGTCGTGCAGTAATCAACGAACCACTTTTTAACGCTGCCTCAACCACTAAACAGCCTGTCGCCATACCGCTGATAATGCGATTTCGTCTAGGAAAGTTTTGTGCTAATGGCTTAGTTTGCAACGGATATTCCGAAACAATCACACCCTGCTCGGCAATCTCACGCGCAAGATGTTGATTGGCCGCCGGATAGATGCGATCAATACCTGTGCCTACCACCGCCAGGGTTTTACCTATCCCCTGCAAAGCGCCTCGATGCGCAGCCGCATCAATTCCATGTGCTAAACCGCTGGTAATCGTTAAACCTATGCCCGATAGGTAGCGACTAAAGTCTTCGGCAATCTGCGCCCCCTGACGGGAAGCGTGCCGACTGCCGACTACGGCTAATTGCGGTGCATGTAGCAGACTGGCATCACCACGAACATATAATAATATCGGTGGATCAGCAATCTCTCGCAACAATCCGGGATAGGCCGCATCATCCAGGGTAATAATCTGCTGATCTGGCTGTTGCGCCCAGTTTAACGCCTGTTCAACCAAACTGGGATCCTGCTTAAACACACTGTCAACCAACTTATCACCAAAACGCTCAACCCTTAGCCAATCAGCAGGCTTAGCACTGAGTGCCGTGGTTAAATCACCAAAATGATTTTGCAAACGCGCCAGTTGTTTGGCGGTTAAAAACGCAAGGTGCAAGCGCAACCAATCGCTTAAACTGGGCTTATCGGCAATTTGCTTCATAATTCGTTATAATGGCAAGATATAAAAATCCCAAGTATAAACCTTAAAAGACGAAAATCCTATGCAAAAACTTGATCTTGTCCTTTTTCCCAACCAAGGACTGCGCGAAGTCTGCGCCACCGTTACTGAAATGACTGATGAATTAGATCGCCTGATTGATGACATGTTTTATACCATGTACGATGCACCGGGCATAGGCCTAGCAGCGCCGCAAATTGCAGTTCAGCAGCGCGTTATCGTGGTCGATGTTTCTGAAGGAAAAAACCAACCCTTAGCGCTCATTAATCCTGAAATTGTTCGCAGCGCAGGTCAAATCACTTGGGAAGAAGGCTGTCTATCGCTTCCGGATATCTATGCCAAAGTAGAGCGCCCAAGCGAAATTATTGTACGAGGGATGAACCGCGATGGCAAAAAAGTGGAAATGGAAGCGAATGACTTGCTTGCGATCTGCATCCAACATGAAATTGACCATCTCAATGGACGTTTGTTTGTTGATCATTTATCCCCGCTAAAACGCACTCGTCTTTTACACAAGTTCAAGAAGTTGCAAGCAGAAAAAACAGGTAGTTAATTATGGCTTATCGAATTATATTTGCGGGTACCCCGGTATTTTCTGTAGCACCGCTTCAAGCGCTATTAGATGAGGGACATGAAATCATTGCCGTTTATACTCAACCAGATCGCCCTGCAGGTCGAGGCCGTAAGCTCACAGCCAGCCCAGTGAAACAATTGGCATTACAACATGGCCTCCCTGTTTTCCAGCCGGAAAGTTTGAAAACAGCCGAGGCGCAAGCCGAATTGGCTAAACACAATGCCGATATCATGGTTGTCGTCGCTTATGGTTTAATTCTTCCGCAAGCGATACTCGACACGCCCAAACTTGGCTGCTTAAACATTCACGCCTCTCTACTGCCTCGCTGGCGCGGAGCCGCTCCGATTCAACGTGCAATTGAAGCCGGCGATAAAGAAACAGGCATCACTATTATGCAGATGGATGCCGGCTTAGATACCGGTGCTATGTTGCTAAAAACCCACTGCCCTATTCTTCCGCACGACACAGCGGAGACGCTGCACGACAAGCTTGCAACCCAAGGGGCTCAAGCCATTATTGATGCACTAAAGCAACTTAAACAGCTCGTTGCCGAAAAACAGGATAACAACCAGGCCTGCTATGCAGCCAAATTGACTAAAGCCGAAGCAAAAATTGACTGGAATACCTCAGCCGAGGTCATTCAACGCCGCATTCACGCATTCAATCCTTGGCCTATGGCTTTTTGTGAGTTTGAAGGTCAAAGCCTGCGCATTCTAAACGCCCAAGCGCTAGAAGGACCCGCTCACAATAATGCGGGCGAAATTATCCTATTAGAAAAAGCCGGACTAGATATTGCCTGTGGTCAAGGCCTGCTTCGCATTACCCAGGTGCAACCTGCCGGCAAAAAGCCAATGTCAGCCTATGACTTTGCCTTGTCTCGTAACCTGATAGGTCAGGTTCTTCAATGACGCCTAACGCAAGAGTGAACCCGCGCTTAAGCGCCCTTAAGTGCTTATTGGCAGTCGTTAAGCAAGGCCAGTCCTTAAGCCAAGCTTTACCACAAACTTTTCAGAGCCTCACTGACCGAAGAGATAGGGCTTTTGTGCAAAACTTGGTATATGGCTGCCTGCGCTGGTATGATCGTTTAGCTGCGATTCGTAGTCTTCTGATCAGCAAACCGTTAAAAACAAAGGATGAAGATATTAACCTACTCCTGTTGATGGCGCTTTATCAACTGCTCTATCTCGATACCGCTGAACATGCGGCGGTTTCTGAAACGGTAAATCTTAGCCAAAAATTAAAAAAACCTTGGGCGCGTGGATTATTAAATGGCGTGCTACGTCAATTTTTACGTGAGAAAGAGGCGATCATAAATCAACTACCGCAAACGCTTGAGATCCAAACCGCTCATCCGAGCTGGTTAGTGAAACAGCTACAGAAAATCTATCCTGACCAGCTTGAACAGATTTTAAACCAGAACAACCAGCCTGCGCCCTTATGCCTCAGAGTAAACACGCGTCTTCAAAGCCGTGAATCTCTGCTAAGCAAGTTGGCAGAAGCCGGCATTGAAGCCCATCCTCACCCATTAAGTCCGGTTGGTATCCGCCTTAGTCAGCCTGTGGATGTCAGCCAGCTACCCAGTTTTGAGCAGGGAGGATTTAGTGTTCAGGATATCGCCGCCCAACAAGCAGCACTGATCTTACAGCCGCAAAAAGCAATGCGAATTCTAGATGCCTGTGCCGCGCCCGGAGGAAAAACCTGCCACCTCCTAGAGGCCTGCGACAACCAATCTCAACTGATTGCGTTAGAAAAAGAATCTGATCGTATCGAGCGTTTACATCAAAATTTGGCACGACTGCACTTGTCAGCTCAAACCCAAGTCGCTGATGCTGCTGAATTAACTAGCTGGTGGGATGGTCAAGCTTTTGATCAAATTCTGTTGGATGCACCTTGTTCAGCAACTGGGATTATTCGCCGACACCCGGATATAAAACGTCATCGTCGCGCCGAAGATATCCTGTCACTGACTCAAATTCAAGCTCAATTACTCAGCCAATTATGGCAAACGTTGAAGCCTGGCGGTCAGCTACTCTATGCTACCTGCTCGATCCTCGCGCAAGAAAACAGCCAGCAAATTATGGCCTTTTTGGCAAAAACACCTGATGCGGAACATCAACCGCTTGATGTGAATTGGGGTCAAGGAGAGATAGGCCGTCAAATACTTCCGGGTGAACAGGGAATGGATGGCTTTTATTACGCGCTGTTAAGAAAAAAGACATGCGTTCACTAGCGACTCAGGGGTTTGGACTCATACTCCTTCTCTTTGCCAGCCAGGCCTGGTCGATCGCAGACCAACTCAGCTATCATATTCATCCACCGCAACTCTTGATGAGTGCGCAAGTTGACATGGATTTACCGGAAGAAATTCGTCAAGCGATTGAGCATGAAATCCCCATTCTATTCAAAACCCAGATTCAGCTCGAACAACAAAGCCAATTCCTCTTCTTTCGCTCTCGTCAAAAACAGGTCGATATTAGCTATCTAACCGAATTGAGTTACTCGCACTTTTATCAGCGCTACACCCTTCACAACCTTCGCAACAATAATCGACTTCACTTTAGCAGCCTTGATAATGCTTTGCAGACACTAGGGCGTTTTGACGATTTTTTATTGGCAGATCTCAATCAACTCCACGCGGGCCTTAACTACAGCTTGAAATTAAGAATAAGTGTTGACTGGCTTCAATTACCCGCACCAATCCTGAGCCATGCACTTTTTAACCGTGCTTGGTTTTACAATACCGGCTGGCTGGTCAAGCCGATAGCATTTAGGATAGGCGAATGAAAAAACTGAGAATTAATTTTTTTAATAGCTACGGTTGGTTAATGATCACTACCGGTCTATTACTGGCCGCTCTACTAGTAATGAGCCAAATCATTCAACGTGCGCCTGAGCTGATTGACTACTACCTCGGATTATTAATCTTCAGTCTAGGCGGTATCTTATTGTTGTTTGCACTGCTGATTAAGCAGCTTGTCGAACTCTACCTCCACTATAAACGCAAAACTTCTGGGATTAAAACCACCGTTAAAATCACAGCCAGCTTGATGTTGCTCTTAAGCCTACCGATACTGATTTTATTTTATTTCAGCCTAAGCGTTCTTCACCAAAGCGTCGATCAATGGTTTGATGTTCGTACCAAACAAGCACTGACTGACGCCAGTGCGTTAGTCAAAACAAATTTAGACTATGCCACCCGCGACCACCTGAACAAAACCCTGCAAGCTGAACGCACCATGCGCCCACTACTGACTCAAACGCCTGCTTTTTCTGCCAATGAACTTCGTAATCAACTGGAAGCAAAAGAAGTCGCACTCTACCAGTCCAACGGCCAACTGGTTGCGTTTAGTCATGAGTTTGGCACCGAAATTCTACCTAGCCGTCCAGCAGAAAGTTTGCTTAGGCAAGCACGTCAACGCCTTAACTATGCAGCCATTGAAGCCAGTGATGATTCAGAACATGAAATTATCCGCGTAGTCATCCCGGTGATAGATCCCTTTTTGAATCAGGTTTATCCGCTGCAAGTCATCTACAACCTGCCGGAAAGTATTACACGCTATGCGCACTCGGTGCGCCTTGCAGAAAGTCAATACAATGAGTTGGAATACCTAAGAACACCGCTTAAAACCAGTTTTACACTGATCCTTTCGTTGGTACTGCTGCTTACGCTCGTCAGTAGCTTATTATTTATTATTCAAGCCGCGCAAAATTTAACCCGCCCCATTCGACATCTTGTTCAAGGCACACAACGTGTTGCTCAAGGCGACTACACCACCCAAATGAGTGTCGATCGTAATGACGATTTTGGTGCGCTGATTCAATCCTTTAACGATATGATTAAACAAATAGGAAAAGCACGAAATGAAATCAAAGTCAGCCATCAACAAACCGAAGTGCAGCGTCTTTATTTCCAAGCGGTGATTCGTAACCTAACTAACGGCGTCATTACCCTCGATATGAACCACCGTATTCGTACCGCCAATGATAAGGCAGGCGATATTTTAGGGGTCGATTTACACCAGTACAGTGGCGAACGTTTCTGTGATCTCACGGCCAGCCCGGCAAACCCTCACCTAAATCCTTTTTTCGATGCCCTGATGCCGCGCTTTGAAAAAGCAAGCTACAGCAAAGACACCAAACCCTGGAGCCTTCAGCTCACCCTCAACACCACCGACCAACAAAAAATCATTCTAATTCACGGCTCAACCCTACCAAGCATTGATCAAAAAATAGGCGGTTTTGTTGTCGTTCTTGATGATATTACCGAATTGGTACAGGCACAATTACATGCTGCATGGAGTGATGTTGCTCGTCGCTTGGCACATGAAATAAAAAACCCGTTAACACCGATTCAACTTAGCGCCGAAAGACTGGAATATAAACTCAGTAACAAGCTTGCAGAGGATGATGCGAAACTGCTTAGCCGAATGACGCAAACCATTGTCGAACAGGTTGCCAGCATGCAAAACCTTGTCGATGCCTTTATCGACTTCGCGCATACGCCTGAATTTGAGCGTGAAAAAATCAACCTCAACCAACTGCTAGAAACGCTGGTCCATCTTTACCAAACACCGAATGAGCCAGGAAAAATCACACTAAACCTTGACGCTAGCTGTCCTGCAGTTTATATCGACAGCCATCGTATGCGCCAACTCTTTCACAACCTGATTAAAAACGCATTAGAAGCCACCGAAGACGTCGAGTCACCGTCCATACTGATTGAAACCGACTGTCAAAACCTCAGTGATAGTATTACAATCAAGATAAAAGATAATGGCAAGGGGATTCCAGAGCAAGCCATCAACTGGATATTTGAACCCTACGCTACCGACAAGCCAAAGGGTTCCGGGCTTGGCCTAGCGATTGTTAAGAAAATTGTCGAAGAACATAAGGGTCAGATTGAAATAAACAGCCAACCAAATCAAGGAGCCTGTTTTATAATACAACTGCCTGTTGGCAGCCGATCCACAGAAAACTAATCAGAAAATGGACAGTTTGCATGCAACCTAACGGACAAACCAAACTCCTGATTGTTGATGATGAAAAAGATATTCGTCATCTCATGGAAGAGATTTTCAGCGAAGAAGGTTATCAAGTCAGTTTAGCCGCCAATGGCGTTCAGGCGCGCCAAGCTTGGCGCGACCAAGTACCGGATTTAATTTTTTTAGACATTTGGATGCCTGATATCGATGGATTATCTTTGCTAAAAGAAATGCAAGCCGAACAACTGCTTGAACATACCAGTGTGATTATGATGTCGGGGCATGGAACCATTCAAACTGCCGTAGAAGCGACTCGATACGGTGCCTACGACTTTATGGAAAAGCCGTTATCACTCGCAAAGCTAATTCTTATGGCAGAACGTGCGCTGGAACATAACCGTTTGCAACATGAAAATCGACAGCTAAAAGTACAACAACCAGGCCTGGTTATGCCAATTGGTAATAGCAAACTTATGCGCCAACAACGCGATAACATTGAACGCCTAGCTAAATATACCATGCCGATTCTACTACTGGGTGAAACGGGAAGTGGTAAAGCCTTCTTTGCTCAAGCCTTACATCAAATGAGCCCTCGTAAATCTCAACCCTTCACCAGCTTGTCGGCTGACAAACTCAACAATGAACTGGAAGATTGGTTAGGTTCGCTCACTGACGACAAGAACATAGTCGGCAAAATAGAACAAACTAAAGGCGGTACCCTCGTTATTAGCCATGTTGAAAAGCTATCACCCGACAGCCAAGCGTGTCTAGCTGACCTCCTTTTCCATCAAGCTTATCGTCGCTGCGGTTCGGACAAACTCCATAATATCGACTTGCGGATTGTATGCAGTAGCCAAGCAGACCTTGAGAATGAAGTCAGTGAAGGTCGTTTCAGAGAAGACATATTCAAGCGACTAAATGTCATGCCTTTAATCATGCCCGCTTTACGCCAACACAATGAAGACCTACCTGATTTAGTCCATTTTTTTGTCGATCAATTCGTACAGCATGATGGATTAACGCGTCGTAAATTCCCAGAACAAACACTACGACAGCTCAAGCAATACAGCTGGCCTGGCAATCTTCGCGAGTTAAAAAATCTTATTCAACGCCTACTTATTTTGGGAAAAACACCCGATGTTAACGAAGAAGAAATAAGCCTTGCACTAAACCAAACTGCGCATCAATTTTTTAGCGCTGCTCACATTGATACCAGTGTTGACCTGAAAACGGCAAAAGAACGTTTTGAAGCCAGCTATTTAAAACAGTTACTGCGAGAAACATCAGGGAACGTATCTGAAGCCGCTAAACGTTCAGGCGTAGAAAGAACCCATCTCTACCGCAAACTCAAAACGCTAGAGATAGATCCAAAAGATCCGATATAAGGAAAACCCATGAACATTATTATCCTTGGCGCAGGCCAGGTCGGTTCGTCTTTGGCCGAACTGCTTGTAAATGACAATAACGACATTACAATTGTTGATTTAGACAATGCCAGCTTACAGCGGCTACAAGACCGATTAGACATTAATACCGTGCACGGTCATGCCTCGCACCCTGATGTGCTGATTCAGGCCGGGCTTGAATATGCCGACATGTTGATTGCCGCAACACAAAACGACGAAACTAATATTTGTGCTTGCCAAATTGCGCATATTTTATTTAAAACCACCACCAAAATTGCACGGGTGCGCGGTTCAGGATATTTACAGCATCCTGAATTATTCAACCGTGAATACAGTACCGATGCGATTCCAATTGATGTGTTAATCAGCCCGGAGGGTTTGGTAACTGACTATATTCTTCAACTCATCAGCTATCCCGGATCTTTACAAGTCATCGACTTTGCTGAAGGGCAAGTGCGTTTAGTAGCAATGCGCGCTCATAACGGCGGGCCTTTAGTTGGCAAAAAAATTGCCGAACTCAAACAGCACCTACCCAACCGAGTTGGTTTTAGAATCGTTGCAATTTACCGCCAAGATGAAGTGGTCATGCCCACCGGTGAAGTTACGATCCGAGTGGGTGACGAGGTGTTTTTTATCGCTGAACCCCGCGACGTTCATTTAATCGTAGAAGAATTTCGTCGCGAAAAACAAAAAAAAGCACGTAATATCATGATTGCCGGTGGTGGCCACATAGGTTTCAACCTCGCAAAAAGTTTAGAAAAAAATCACCAGGTTAAAATTATCGACCACAACATTGGTCGAGCTCGTGAAATTGCCGAAGTGCTGGAAAAAGCCATTATTATTCATGGCGATGTGTCCGATAAGGACTTATTGATTGAAGAAAATATTGATGAAATTGATTTATTTGTTGCGGTGACCAACCGTGACGAGGCGAATATTATCTCTGCGATGCTGGCAAAAAAACTTGGCGTACGCCGTGTAATTGCATTGGTCAACAATCAGTCTTACCTTGAACTCATTCATCTTAACTCGATAGACATTGCGATTTCTGCTGACCGTATTACCACCAACAATCTGTTGCACTATATGCGTCAGGGCGATACCGTGCGTGCGTTTACCCTTCGCCGCGGAGCCGCAGAAGCAATGGAAATTATTGTCCACGGCAGTGAAAACAGTTCCAAGTTGATTGGTAAAACCCTAATAGAAATTGATTGGCCGCATGACATAACGATTGGCTGTATCGTACGTGATAACAAAGTGCTGTTTGCTCATCGTGACTTGATAATCGAAGCTGAGGACCATGTGGTGCTATTTTTAACCGATCGCAGTCGTATCGACGAAATCACTCAACTCTTTATGCCGGAAGAACGCCGTTCTTGGTTAAGCTGAAGCGAGATCTGAACCATGCAAGCCAAAATGATTATCAAAATTCTTGGGCTGTTATTAATGCTTTACAGCCTAAGCCTGCTCCCCCCCATTACCATTGCATTGATTTATCAAGATGGTGCGCTATGGGCATTTGTTGCGGCAATGATGTTGACCTTAGCCATT is part of the Thiomicrospira microaerophila genome and encodes:
- the fmt gene encoding methionyl-tRNA formyltransferase — protein: MAYRIIFAGTPVFSVAPLQALLDEGHEIIAVYTQPDRPAGRGRKLTASPVKQLALQHGLPVFQPESLKTAEAQAELAKHNADIMVVVAYGLILPQAILDTPKLGCLNIHASLLPRWRGAAPIQRAIEAGDKETGITIMQMDAGLDTGAMLLKTHCPILPHDTAETLHDKLATQGAQAIIDALKQLKQLVAEKQDNNQACYAAKLTKAEAKIDWNTSAEVIQRRIHAFNPWPMAFCEFEGQSLRILNAQALEGPAHNNAGEIILLEKAGLDIACGQGLLRITQVQPAGKKPMSAYDFALSRNLIGQVLQ
- a CDS encoding sensor histidine kinase yields the protein MKKLRINFFNSYGWLMITTGLLLAALLVMSQIIQRAPELIDYYLGLLIFSLGGILLLFALLIKQLVELYLHYKRKTSGIKTTVKITASLMLLLSLPILILFYFSLSVLHQSVDQWFDVRTKQALTDASALVKTNLDYATRDHLNKTLQAERTMRPLLTQTPAFSANELRNQLEAKEVALYQSNGQLVAFSHEFGTEILPSRPAESLLRQARQRLNYAAIEASDDSEHEIIRVVIPVIDPFLNQVYPLQVIYNLPESITRYAHSVRLAESQYNELEYLRTPLKTSFTLILSLVLLLTLVSSLLFIIQAAQNLTRPIRHLVQGTQRVAQGDYTTQMSVDRNDDFGALIQSFNDMIKQIGKARNEIKVSHQQTEVQRLYFQAVIRNLTNGVITLDMNHRIRTANDKAGDILGVDLHQYSGERFCDLTASPANPHLNPFFDALMPRFEKASYSKDTKPWSLQLTLNTTDQQKIILIHGSTLPSIDQKIGGFVVVLDDITELVQAQLHAAWSDVARRLAHEIKNPLTPIQLSAERLEYKLSNKLAEDDAKLLSRMTQTIVEQVASMQNLVDAFIDFAHTPEFEREKINLNQLLETLVHLYQTPNEPGKITLNLDASCPAVYIDSHRMRQLFHNLIKNALEATEDVESPSILIETDCQNLSDSITIKIKDNGKGIPEQAINWIFEPYATDKPKGSGLGLAIVKKIVEEHKGQIEINSQPNQGACFIIQLPVGSRSTEN
- the trkA gene encoding Trk system potassium transporter TrkA → MNIIILGAGQVGSSLAELLVNDNNDITIVDLDNASLQRLQDRLDINTVHGHASHPDVLIQAGLEYADMLIAATQNDETNICACQIAHILFKTTTKIARVRGSGYLQHPELFNREYSTDAIPIDVLISPEGLVTDYILQLISYPGSLQVIDFAEGQVRLVAMRAHNGGPLVGKKIAELKQHLPNRVGFRIVAIYRQDEVVMPTGEVTIRVGDEVFFIAEPRDVHLIVEEFRREKQKKARNIMIAGGGHIGFNLAKSLEKNHQVKIIDHNIGRAREIAEVLEKAIIIHGDVSDKDLLIEENIDEIDLFVAVTNRDEANIISAMLAKKLGVRRVIALVNNQSYLELIHLNSIDIAISADRITTNNLLHYMRQGDTVRAFTLRRGAAEAMEIIVHGSENSSKLIGKTLIEIDWPHDITIGCIVRDNKVLFAHRDLIIEAEDHVVLFLTDRSRIDEITQLFMPEERRSWLS
- the topA gene encoding type I DNA topoisomerase: MKNLVIVESPAKAKTIEQYLGKDFTVRSSFGHIRDLSKKGMGIDIANGFMPSYEISPDKKKTVTELRKLAKEADAVWLATDEDREGEAIAWHLAEALKLDVNTTKRIVFHEITKNAITQAVAEPRTVDLNLVDAQQARRILDRVVGFELSPVLWKKIRTGLSAGRVQSVAVRLIVEREREVEAFNAQPSFKIQGHLQPISEQGVFGEAFSVKRSAGFETEQQAHDYLTSLMQASLSVADLEQKPAKRSPKAPFTTSTLQQEASQKLGFSVKQTMVIAQRLYESGKITYMRTDSVNLSETAIAQAKKVITEDFGSKYSHSRRYKTKKAEAQEAHEAIRPTDFSVREVGGERNEQRLYQLIWRRTMASQMADAELLRTNVSIAISNLPTETLQAKGEVVTFDGFLKVYNLDGSKDDDVLLPAMQLGQALNLVDMQAKQSFSRPPARYNEASLVRTLEEMGIGRPSTYAPTIDTIQQRGYVIKEDREGSPRDIRQLSLKDGVLTAETLTEMAGSEKNKLFPTDIAGVVNDFLVKNFGEVLDFQFTAKVEQEFDQIAEGNQAWQQMLTDFYQKFHPKVEEAENLSREEAGQARLLGQDPKTGKPLLVKIGRFGPFVQLGDGENDEKPTFASLRPGQKMDTIKLEEALELFKLPRTLGEMPEDYVATAADGSVFGVKQGQLLIAKQGPFGPYLEYGEKQFAPIKGYDPLSITLDEAVMVVEAKIQADADKIVRSFAGTNVKILKGRWGPYITDTVTKVNAKIAKTEDPMTLSLEECQQRLADAPPPKKRGSAAVKKPAAKKPVKKKTPAKKSSIKPG
- the def gene encoding peptide deformylase, which translates into the protein MQKLDLVLFPNQGLREVCATVTEMTDELDRLIDDMFYTMYDAPGIGLAAPQIAVQQRVIVVDVSEGKNQPLALINPEIVRSAGQITWEEGCLSLPDIYAKVERPSEIIVRGMNRDGKKVEMEANDLLAICIQHEIDHLNGRLFVDHLSPLKRTRLLHKFKKLQAEKTGS
- the rsmB gene encoding 16S rRNA (cytosine(967)-C(5))-methyltransferase RsmB, yielding MTPNARVNPRLSALKCLLAVVKQGQSLSQALPQTFQSLTDRRDRAFVQNLVYGCLRWYDRLAAIRSLLISKPLKTKDEDINLLLLMALYQLLYLDTAEHAAVSETVNLSQKLKKPWARGLLNGVLRQFLREKEAIINQLPQTLEIQTAHPSWLVKQLQKIYPDQLEQILNQNNQPAPLCLRVNTRLQSRESLLSKLAEAGIEAHPHPLSPVGIRLSQPVDVSQLPSFEQGGFSVQDIAAQQAALILQPQKAMRILDACAAPGGKTCHLLEACDNQSQLIALEKESDRIERLHQNLARLHLSAQTQVADAAELTSWWDGQAFDQILLDAPCSATGIIRRHPDIKRHRRAEDILSLTQIQAQLLSQLWQTLKPGGQLLYATCSILAQENSQQIMAFLAKTPDAEHQPLDVNWGQGEIGRQILPGEQGMDGFYYALLRKKTCVH
- a CDS encoding DUF4390 domain-containing protein, which translates into the protein MRSLATQGFGLILLLFASQAWSIADQLSYHIHPPQLLMSAQVDMDLPEEIRQAIEHEIPILFKTQIQLEQQSQFLFFRSRQKQVDISYLTELSYSHFYQRYTLHNLRNNNRLHFSSLDNALQTLGRFDDFLLADLNQLHAGLNYSLKLRISVDWLQLPAPILSHALFNRAWFYNTGWLVKPIAFRIGE
- a CDS encoding sigma-54-dependent transcriptional regulator, producing the protein MQPNGQTKLLIVDDEKDIRHLMEEIFSEEGYQVSLAANGVQARQAWRDQVPDLIFLDIWMPDIDGLSLLKEMQAEQLLEHTSVIMMSGHGTIQTAVEATRYGAYDFMEKPLSLAKLILMAERALEHNRLQHENRQLKVQQPGLVMPIGNSKLMRQQRDNIERLAKYTMPILLLGETGSGKAFFAQALHQMSPRKSQPFTSLSADKLNNELEDWLGSLTDDKNIVGKIEQTKGGTLVISHVEKLSPDSQACLADLLFHQAYRRCGSDKLHNIDLRIVCSSQADLENEVSEGRFREDIFKRLNVMPLIMPALRQHNEDLPDLVHFFVDQFVQHDGLTRRKFPEQTLRQLKQYSWPGNLRELKNLIQRLLILGKTPDVNEEEISLALNQTAHQFFSAAHIDTSVDLKTAKERFEASYLKQLLRETSGNVSEAAKRSGVERTHLYRKLKTLEIDPKDPI
- the dprA gene encoding DNA-processing protein DprA, encoding MKQIADKPSLSDWLRLHLAFLTAKQLARLQNHFGDLTTALSAKPADWLRVERFGDKLVDSVFKQDPSLVEQALNWAQQPDQQIITLDDAAYPGLLREIADPPILLYVRGDASLLHAPQLAVVGSRHASRQGAQIAEDFSRYLSGIGLTITSGLAHGIDAAAHRGALQGIGKTLAVVGTGIDRIYPAANQHLAREIAEQGVIVSEYPLQTKPLAQNFPRRNRIISGMATGCLVVEAALKSGSLITARQAMEQGREVFAIPGSINNSLAKGCHQLIKQGAKLVETAQDILEELAPLIEFSLQADQAAASANIEAGLLESESDPLLDLMEFEPMSLDELVTLSQLQAADIQAQMMMLEIEGRVEALSAARWRRLK